From Mesorhizobium sp. Pch-S:
AGCGCCGTCGATGTAGTTGAAGATCGGCCCCGGCAGGCGCCGCCTGGCCAGCTCCCGGAAATCATGGAAGTTGTGGCACTGGCTGAGACGCATGGTTGGTTCCCTGGATGCACCGCGAATGTGCAGGTCGTTTCGCCGATCTGTTCCCGAGTATCCCGGCAACATCAGGCACTCGCGCCTGCCAATCCACCTTTTACACAAACAATGACAGCAGGCGATATCTAGCCGAGGGCCCGGTCGAGATGGGTATAGCCGCCATCGACGAACAGCCACTGGCCGGTGGTGTGGCTGGCGCGCTCCGACAGCAGGAACACGACGGTGGCGGCGATCTCCTCGGCGGTCGTCATGCGCTTGCCGAGCGGGATGGCGGCGGTGATTTCCTGCAACCTGGCCTGCGGGTCGGCAAAGGTCGCCAGCCAGTTCGCGTAGAGCGGCGTCATCACTTCCGCCGGGATGACCGCGTTGACGCGGATGCCGTCTTCCAGAAGGGCGGCCGCCCATTCGCGCGTCAGCGACAGCTGCGCCCCCTTGGCTGCCGCATAGGCGCTGGTGTTGCCCTGGCCGGTAACGGCAGTCTTGGACGAGATGTTGACGATCGCACCCCGGCTCTTCTTCAGGAAGGGCAGCGCATGATGCACCACCGCATAGTAGTGGACCAGGTTGCGGTCGAGCGATTTGCGGAATTCGGCCGGGCCGGCATCCAGCCCGACACTGTCGTTGACACCGGCATTGTTGACGACGCCATCGATCCGGCCGAACGACGCCGCCACCTGGGCGACCGCCGCTGCGGTCTCCTCATCGGATTCCAGGTTCGCGCGGACGAACATCGCTGCCGGCGCCAGTGCCCTCAGCTCAGCCTCGAACTCGCGGCCGAGAGCGCTGCGGCTTATGATTGCCGGAATTGCCCCCTCGGCCGCCAGCCCGATCGAGATCGCGCCGCCGATGCCCGCACCGCCCCCGGACACGATCACGACTTTTCCGGCAAGACCCAGGTCCATCGGGTCAGCCCTTGAACCGGTACTGGCTGCGCGACTGTGGCTTCATCTCGATCGAGAAGCCGGGCAGCGCCGGCGGCATGTAGGCGGCGTTGCGGATATCGCAGGGGTCGACGAAATGCTCGTGCAGATGGTCGACATACTCGATGACGCGGCCTTCCTTGGTGCCGGAAACACAGAGGTAGTCGATCATCGACAGGTGCTGGACATATTCGCACAGGCCGACGCCGCCGGCATGCGGCCAGACCGGCAGGTTGTATTTGGCCGCGATCAACAGCACGGCAAGCACCTCGTTCAGGCCACCCATGCGGCAGGAATCGATCTGCACGATGTCGATGGCGCCCTCGGCGATGAACTGCTTGAACATGATGCGGTTCTGGCACATCTCGCCGGTGGCGACCTTGATCGGCTTGACCGCTTCGCGGATCTTGCGATGGCCGGCGACGTCGTCGGGGCTGGTCGGTTCCTCGATGAAGAACGGTTCGGCGAAGGCGAGCTGCCTGAGCCAGTCGATCGCCTGCGGCACTTCCCAGACCTGGTTGGCGTCGATCATCAGGTAACGATCGGGTCCGATGATCTCGCGCACGATGCTCAGGCGCCTGATGTCGTCCTCAAGATCGCGGCCGACCTTCATCTTGATGTGGTTGAAGCCGGCGTCGATGGCTTCCTTGCAAAGGCGGCGCAGCTTTTCCTCGGAATAGCCGAGCCAGCCGGCCGAAGTGGTGTAGCAGGCATAACCCTCGCGCTTCAGCGTCGCCACCCGATCGGCCTTGCCGGCTTCTGCCTTGCGCAGGATCGCCAGTGCCTCGTCGGGGGTGAGCACGTCGGTGAGGTAGCGGAAATCGACGATCTTCAGGATCTGCTCGGCGCTCATATCGCCGACCAGCTGCCACACCGGCTTGTTGGCCTGCTTGGCCAGAAGGTCCCAGATGGCGTTGACGACGGCGCCGGTGGCGAGGTGGATGGCGCCCTTGTCGGGACCGATCCAGCGCAGCTGGCTGTCGCTGGTGAGATGACGCCACATCCGGCCCGGATCTTGCGCGACCCAATCGAGATCGAGCCCGACGACGAGATGGCGCATCGCCTCGATGGCGGCGCAGCAGATCTCGTTGCCGCGGCCGATGGTGAAGGTCAGGCCATGGCCCTCGAGCCTGCTGTCGGTCTTCAGGATGACATAGGCGGCAGAATAATCCGGATCGGGATTCATCGCATCCGATCCGTCGAGATGTTCAGAGGTTGGGAAGCGCAGATCGAGCACTTCCATATCGATGATCTTGGCCATGACCCGTTCCTTTTGCCGCTATGCCGCGTCGATGACGCGCTGGCGCTGTTCACCCAGGCCTTCGATGCCGAGGCGCATCTCCTGCCCGGCCTTGAGGAAGACCGGCGGCTTCTGGCCGAGGCCGACGCCCGGCGGCGTGCCGGTGGAAATGATATCGCCCGACTGCAGGCTCATGAAGCGGCTGAGATAGCTGACGATGTGGCGCACGGAAAAGATCATGGTCTTCGTCGAGCCGTCCTGGCGCATGACGCCATCGACCGAGAGCCACAGCTTCAGATTCTGCGGATCGGGCACCTCGTCGGCGGTGACGAGCCAGGGACCGGTCGGGCCGAACGTATCGCAGCCCTTGCCCTTGTCCCAGGTGCCGCCACGCTCGATCTGGAACTCGCGCTCGGAGACGTCGTTGATGACGCAATAGCCGGCGACATGGTCGAGCGCGTCCGCCTCGTCGATGTAGCGGCCGGGCTTGCCGATCACCACGCCAAGCTCGACTTCCCAGTCGGTCTTGACCGAGTTGCGCGGGATCTCGACATCATCGTCGGGGCCGACGACGGCGCTGGTCCATTTGTTGAAGATGATCGGCTCCGGCGGGATCGGCGCGCCTGTTTCGGCGGCGTGATCGGCGTAGTTCAGGCCGATGCAGATGAACTTGCCGATCCCGCCGACGCAGGCGCCGAGGCGGATATCGGTCTGGGGCGTTCCATCGACCTTCGGCAAGGTCTCGGGATCGATGGCACGCAGGCGATCGAGGCCGGCCGGCGTCAGCACGTCGCCGGCGATGTCCGGCACGATGCCGGACAGCGACCGGACATGGCCTTGCCTATCGAGCAGGCCCGGAAGTTCGCGGCCCTTGAGGCCATAACGCACCAGTTTCATAGGATCACCATTGTGGGAATGCGTGAGAAAACGCGCGGGCGACGACGTGCCGCCCGCACAAGTCAGGTCAAAGGGTCTCAGTCGTAGAGAACGGCTGCGATCTCAGGCTTGTCGATGTTGGTCTTGTCGTACCAGTAGAAGCCGGTATCGATCTTCTTGTCGACGGCTTCGCCCTTGCTGGCCTTCACCGCGGCTTCAACGGTCTTGTAGCCGATGCCGACCGGGTTCTGGGTGATGGCGCCGGCCATCAGGCCGTCCTTGATTGCCTGCTTCTGCAGCGCGCCGGAATCGAAGCCGATGATGGTGACCTTGCTGCCGAGTTCCTTGGCGCCGTTGACCACGCCGATGGCGGAGCCTTCATTGGTGCCGAAGATGCCCTTCAGGTCCGGGTTGCCCTGCAGGATCGACTTGGTGATTTCCGTCGACTGCAACTGATCGCCGCCGCCATACTGCACCGAGACGATCTCGATCTTGGGATAGGCTTCCTTGATGCGGTTGACGAAGCCGTCGCGGCGATCGATGCCGGTGCGGCTGGTCTGGTCATGGGCGACGACGGCGATCTTGCCTTCCGAACCAATCAGCTCGGCCATCTTGTCGGCGGCAAGGGCGGCAGCGGCGACGCTGTCGGTGGCAGCGGTGGCAACCGGGATGTCGCTGTCGACGCCGGAGTCGAAGGCGATGATCGGGATGCCGGCGGACTTCGCCTGCTCGAGCAGCGGAATGGCTGCCTGGCTGTCAAGTGCTGCGAAACCGATCGCGGCCGGCTTCTTGGCGATGGCGGCGCTCAGCATGTCGATCTGGCGGTCGACCTGGGCCTCGGTGTCCGGACCTTCGAAGGTGACGGTCACGCCGAGATCGGCGCCGGCCTTGTCGGCGCCGGCTTTCACCGCCTGCCAGAACTGGTGCTGGAAGCCCTTCGAGATCAGGGCGACATAGGGTTTGTCCTGCGCCATCGCGGGTGCCGTGAGCGCGAACAGGGCGGCGCCGGCGGCGCCGATCAGAAGACGTCTGGTAATCACTTTCGGGTTCCTCCACTCATGTTGTTTCACTCATGTCGTTTTTTGGGCACGCACATCGGTGCGGTTCCTGGCGGCGTTCAGGCCGCCAGAACTCTCCAGATCAGGATGACGCTCGATTGGACCGCCATCCTGATCTGACTCTTTGTCGGAGCATGATCTTTTCCGAAAACCGGTTCCCACTTTTTGCTTCGCTGACCTTCGGTTCGGGATCATGCTCTGGCGTCGCGGGTCACGACGCATTCCTGTTGCGCAGCATGTCGATGTAGACGGCGAGGATGATGATCGTTCCGGTGATCACCGTCTGCCATTCCTGGGGTACCGACATGATGCGCAAGCCGTTGGCGAGCACCGAGATGATCAGCGCGCCGATCAGGGTGCCGAGGATGGTGCCGCTGCCACCGGCCAGCGAGGTGCCGCCGATGACCACGGCAGCGATGGCGTCGAGTTCATAACCCTGGCCCAGCGCCGGCTGCGCCGAGTTCAGGCGCGAGGCGATCAGCAGCCCGGCGATGCCGCAGATGGCGCCGGCCAGCGTGTAGACGGCGACCTTCCAGGCCTGAGTGTTGACGCCCGACAGGCGCACGGCTTCTTCGTTCGAACCCAGCGCGAAGGTGTAACGGCCGAGCGCTGTGCGGGTCAGCACCAGGCTGATGACGATGGCGACCGCGAACAGCACCAGCACGCCGTTGGGTACCGGCACCGCCGGGATGACCGTGCCGACGATCGAACCCTGCGAGATGGAGGTGAAGCCGGGCGTGCCGTTGAAATAGATCGGCCGCGTGCCGGAGATGACCAGCGACAGTCCCTTGAGGATGAGCATCATGCCGAGCGTGGCGATGAAGGGCGGGATGCGCAGCCGGGCGACGATGTTACCGGTGACGAAACCGGCGCCGGCACCAGCCAGGATCGCGCCCGCAATGCCGAGCGGCAGCGGCAGGCCGAGGAAGGTCAGGACGACGCCGGCAATGACCGCGCAGAAGGTCATCAGGGTGCCGACCGAAAGATCGATGCCACCGGTGATGATGACGACTGTGGCGGCAATGGCCAGCACGCCGTTGACCGAAGTCGCCTGCAGGATCGCCAGGATGTTGCTGGTCTGCAGGAAGTTGGGCGAGGCCAGGCTGAAGACGACGAACAGGATGATCAGGCTGCCGAAAGCGAGCAGCTTGTAGCGGGCGCCGCCGGCGCCCTGCGATTTGCCGATCAGGCCGGCGAAGACATTGTCGCTCATATGTTTCCTCCCGCTACTTCGCCGCGCAATGTCGCCAGATGCATGATGTCTTCCTGCGGCGCGCCCGCCGGCAGGAAGCCGGTGAGCCGGCCCTCGCACATCACCGCGATGCGGTGGCTGAGCCGCAGCACTTCCGGCAGTTCGGACGAGATGACGATGATGGCCTTGCCCTCGGCGGCGAGCGCGTTGAGCAGCTTGTAGATTTCGTTCTTGGCGCCGATGTCGATGCCGCGCGTCGGCTCGTCGAAGATCAGCACCTTGCAATCGCGCAGCAGCCACTTGGCGATGACGATCTTCTGCTGGTTGCCGCCCGAGAGCAGGCGCGCCGGCTGGCGGTCGGACGGCGTCTTGATGGCGAGCTTCTCGATGTATTCGTTCGCCGCCGCATGCATGGCCTGCTCGTCGAGGATGCCGAAGAGCTTGCTGAAGCGCGGAATGCTGGCGAGCGCGATGTTGTTGCGCACGTCAAGGCCCGTCGCCAGGCCGAGCGCCTTGCGGTCCTCGGAAAGGTAGCCGATGCCGTGGCGCACCGCATCCTGCGGCGCGCCTATCTCGACGCGCTTGCCGCCGAGCAGGATCTCGCCCGCATCTGCCTTGTCGGCGCCGAAGATCAGCCGCGCCACCTCGGTGCGGCCGGCACCCATCAGCC
This genomic window contains:
- a CDS encoding SDR family oxidoreductase, whose amino-acid sequence is MDLGLAGKVVIVSGGGAGIGGAISIGLAAEGAIPAIISRSALGREFEAELRALAPAAMFVRANLESDEETAAAVAQVAASFGRIDGVVNNAGVNDSVGLDAGPAEFRKSLDRNLVHYYAVVHHALPFLKKSRGAIVNISSKTAVTGQGNTSAYAAAKGAQLSLTREWAAALLEDGIRVNAVIPAEVMTPLYANWLATFADPQARLQEITAAIPLGKRMTTAEEIAATVVFLLSERASHTTGQWLFVDGGYTHLDRALG
- a CDS encoding L-fuconate dehydratase yields the protein MAKIIDMEVLDLRFPTSEHLDGSDAMNPDPDYSAAYVILKTDSRLEGHGLTFTIGRGNEICCAAIEAMRHLVVGLDLDWVAQDPGRMWRHLTSDSQLRWIGPDKGAIHLATGAVVNAIWDLLAKQANKPVWQLVGDMSAEQILKIVDFRYLTDVLTPDEALAILRKAEAGKADRVATLKREGYACYTTSAGWLGYSEEKLRRLCKEAIDAGFNHIKMKVGRDLEDDIRRLSIVREIIGPDRYLMIDANQVWEVPQAIDWLRQLAFAEPFFIEEPTSPDDVAGHRKIREAVKPIKVATGEMCQNRIMFKQFIAEGAIDIVQIDSCRMGGLNEVLAVLLIAAKYNLPVWPHAGGVGLCEYVQHLSMIDYLCVSGTKEGRVIEYVDHLHEHFVDPCDIRNAAYMPPALPGFSIEMKPQSRSQYRFKG
- a CDS encoding fumarylacetoacetate hydrolase family protein, which produces MKLVRYGLKGRELPGLLDRQGHVRSLSGIVPDIAGDVLTPAGLDRLRAIDPETLPKVDGTPQTDIRLGACVGGIGKFICIGLNYADHAAETGAPIPPEPIIFNKWTSAVVGPDDDVEIPRNSVKTDWEVELGVVIGKPGRYIDEADALDHVAGYCVINDVSEREFQIERGGTWDKGKGCDTFGPTGPWLVTADEVPDPQNLKLWLSVDGVMRQDGSTKTMIFSVRHIVSYLSRFMSLQSGDIISTGTPPGVGLGQKPPVFLKAGQEMRLGIEGLGEQRQRVIDAA
- a CDS encoding ABC transporter substrate-binding protein, encoding MITRRLLIGAAGAALFALTAPAMAQDKPYVALISKGFQHQFWQAVKAGADKAGADLGVTVTFEGPDTEAQVDRQIDMLSAAIAKKPAAIGFAALDSQAAIPLLEQAKSAGIPIIAFDSGVDSDIPVATAATDSVAAAALAADKMAELIGSEGKIAVVAHDQTSRTGIDRRDGFVNRIKEAYPKIEIVSVQYGGGDQLQSTEITKSILQGNPDLKGIFGTNEGSAIGVVNGAKELGSKVTIIGFDSGALQKQAIKDGLMAGAITQNPVGIGYKTVEAAVKASKGEAVDKKIDTGFYWYDKTNIDKPEIAAVLYD
- a CDS encoding ABC transporter permease — protein: MSDNVFAGLIGKSQGAGGARYKLLAFGSLIILFVVFSLASPNFLQTSNILAILQATSVNGVLAIAATVVIITGGIDLSVGTLMTFCAVIAGVVLTFLGLPLPLGIAGAILAGAGAGFVTGNIVARLRIPPFIATLGMMLILKGLSLVISGTRPIYFNGTPGFTSISQGSIVGTVIPAVPVPNGVLVLFAVAIVISLVLTRTALGRYTFALGSNEEAVRLSGVNTQAWKVAVYTLAGAICGIAGLLIASRLNSAQPALGQGYELDAIAAVVIGGTSLAGGSGTILGTLIGALIISVLANGLRIMSVPQEWQTVITGTIIILAVYIDMLRNRNAS